From Pusillibacter faecalis, one genomic window encodes:
- the feoB gene encoding ferrous iron transporter B, producing MRIALTGNPNSGKTTMYNALTGRNEKVGNWAGVTVEKKEHPIKKAYYSGTEELIAVDLPGAYSMSPFTSEESITSSYVRHEHPDAIINIVDATNLSRSLFFTTQLLELGIPVVVALNKSDINAKKQTTIDVAALSAKLGCPVVETVSISSEGLKAVVDAAVALNGKGQKAPYTQGDIDLTDKKVVEEADRKRFAFVNQIVSKVEKRKVLTREKGTGDTIDNILTNKLLGIPIFAVVMFLVFQISQVWVGPLIADTLVAWIETFQGYVTELLADANPLLTALLADGIIGGVGAVVGFLPLVMIMYFLIALLEDCGYMSRVSVVLDPIFKKVGLSGKSVIPFVIGTGCAIPGVMASRTIRNERERRATAMLTPFMPCGAKIPVIALFAGAFFDDAGWVSFLMYFTGIILIFLGALLVNKIAGYKNRKSFFIIELPEYKVPSLVFAFKAMCARGWAYIVKAATIILLCNTAVQIMQTFTWSFQVAETADSSILASIAGPFAYLLVPIVGVLSWQLAAAAVTGFIAKENVVGTLAVCFVGLENLIDTDALEMMEGAGAEVAGVIAITKVAALAYLMFNLYTPPCFAAIGAMNSEMKSGKWLWAGIGLQLGTGYTVGYLVYQIGTLITTGSLGAGFAPGLIAVVVFAAILVYLCMRTQKDLKSEYALSGAKS from the coding sequence ATGCGCATTGCCTTAACAGGCAACCCGAACTCCGGCAAAACCACCATGTACAACGCTCTTACTGGACGGAATGAAAAGGTGGGCAACTGGGCCGGCGTGACGGTGGAAAAGAAAGAACACCCCATCAAGAAGGCCTACTACAGTGGGACAGAAGAACTCATCGCCGTAGATCTGCCCGGTGCTTATTCCATGTCGCCTTTTACGTCAGAGGAGAGCATCACCAGTTCTTATGTGCGGCATGAGCACCCTGACGCCATCATCAACATTGTGGACGCCACAAACCTCAGCCGCAGCCTGTTTTTCACCACGCAACTGTTGGAACTGGGCATTCCTGTTGTGGTCGCCCTGAACAAGAGCGACATCAATGCAAAAAAGCAGACCACCATTGATGTTGCCGCTCTTTCCGCCAAGCTGGGCTGTCCCGTTGTGGAGACGGTATCTATCTCCTCCGAGGGTCTGAAAGCGGTGGTGGATGCGGCAGTCGCCTTGAACGGCAAGGGGCAGAAAGCCCCTTACACCCAGGGCGATATCGACCTGACCGATAAAAAGGTCGTGGAAGAGGCCGACCGCAAGCGTTTTGCCTTTGTCAACCAGATCGTGTCCAAGGTGGAGAAGCGGAAGGTCCTCACCCGTGAGAAGGGCACCGGGGACACCATTGACAATATCCTCACCAACAAGCTCCTGGGTATTCCCATCTTTGCGGTGGTAATGTTCCTGGTGTTCCAGATCTCTCAGGTCTGGGTCGGCCCCCTGATTGCGGACACGCTGGTAGCGTGGATCGAGACGTTCCAGGGATATGTGACCGAGCTTCTGGCCGACGCCAACCCCCTGCTGACCGCTCTGCTGGCTGATGGTATTATCGGCGGCGTGGGCGCTGTGGTTGGCTTCCTGCCTCTGGTCATGATCATGTACTTCCTCATCGCCCTACTGGAAGACTGCGGCTATATGTCCCGTGTCTCCGTGGTGCTGGACCCCATTTTCAAGAAAGTGGGTCTTTCCGGCAAATCCGTGATCCCCTTTGTCATCGGCACTGGCTGCGCCATCCCCGGTGTTATGGCCAGCCGCACCATCCGCAACGAGCGCGAACGCCGGGCGACCGCCATGTTGACCCCGTTCATGCCGTGCGGCGCCAAGATCCCCGTCATCGCCCTGTTTGCCGGCGCCTTCTTTGACGACGCGGGCTGGGTGAGCTTCCTCATGTATTTCACCGGTATCATACTTATTTTCCTGGGCGCTCTGCTGGTAAACAAGATCGCCGGATACAAGAACCGGAAATCCTTCTTCATCATCGAGCTGCCCGAATACAAAGTGCCTTCCCTGGTGTTTGCCTTCAAGGCCATGTGCGCCCGGGGCTGGGCCTACATCGTGAAGGCTGCCACGATCATCCTGCTGTGCAACACCGCCGTGCAGATCATGCAGACCTTCACGTGGAGCTTCCAGGTGGCCGAGACTGCCGACAGCTCCATCCTTGCCTCCATCGCTGGACCCTTTGCGTACCTGCTGGTCCCCATCGTGGGTGTGCTCAGTTGGCAGCTGGCCGCCGCCGCTGTTACCGGCTTTATTGCCAAGGAGAACGTGGTGGGTACCCTGGCCGTCTGCTTCGTGGGCCTGGAGAACCTGATCGATACCGATGCGCTGGAGATGATGGAAGGCGCAGGCGCCGAGGTGGCGGGTGTCATCGCCATCACCAAGGTAGCTGCTCTGGCCTACCTGATGTTCAACCTGTACACGCCGCCCTGCTTTGCCGCTATTGGCGCTATGAACTCTGAGATGAAGAGCGGGAAGTGGCTGTGGGCCGGCATCGGCCTGCAGCTGGGCACCGGCTACACGGTGGGCTACCTGGTTTACCAGATCGGCACGCTGATCACCACCGGCTCTCTGGGCGCGGGCTTTGCCCCCGGCCTCATCGCGGTGGTTGTCTTTGCGGCGATCCTTGTCTACCTGTGCATGAGAACCCAGAAGGATCTCAAGAGTGAGTATGCGTTAAGTGGGGCGAAGTCCTGA
- a CDS encoding FeoB-associated Cys-rich membrane protein, giving the protein MIDFIVVAVLVVIVAAAAFYVYKAKKSGKKCIGCPDGCSCGSKKDSSHCSCGKGHN; this is encoded by the coding sequence ATGATTGATTTCATTGTAGTTGCAGTTCTTGTGGTCATTGTTGCGGCTGCCGCTTTCTATGTCTACAAAGCGAAAAAGAGCGGTAAAAAGTGCATTGGATGCCCGGACGGCTGCTCCTGTGGTTCCAAGAAAGATAGTTCCCACTGCAGCTGCGGTAAGGGTCACAACTGA
- a CDS encoding FeoA family protein has product MTLKDAVEEKEYIVRQIDTDDEELKTFLFSLGCYEGEPITVVSHLKDSCVVSIKDGRYNIDNQLADAILI; this is encoded by the coding sequence ATGACTTTGAAAGATGCCGTAGAAGAAAAGGAATACATTGTCCGGCAAATTGACACCGATGACGAGGAGTTGAAAACCTTTCTATTTTCTCTTGGGTGTTATGAGGGGGAACCCATTACAGTGGTTTCTCATTTGAAGGACAGTTGTGTCGTTTCCATCAAGGACGGCCGGTATAACATTGATAACCAGTTGGCAGATGCAATTTTGATTTGA